The genomic segment CTCATAATTTGTTTTTCAGATCATGAACATCTTACGAGTTACCAGCGAATGGCTCTCAACTGTCACATTTTATGGGTATTTGGCCACATTTGCTACAGACTTCAAGGTAAGTACACAATagcatttcttttatatatattgaaTTTTATCAGAAAAGTAAGGGAATAGTTAAACATTTGCACAATTATATTATTACTCTGCAAAATCTTAATGTTGCCTTTTTATCCTGCTATAGATCTACGGTTTCACAATACCCAAGAACATGAAGGACGATTGGTTCTATGTCAGAACCAAGTTACCTGGTGATGTAGAGGCCAATGAAGAGAGTGAAATATAAGGGAGAAGGTTTGGATGTGGCATCTGTGACCTGAAGCAGTCCTCAGCCAGTGGGAATTTCCAATCTGCCCACTGAGATATCTGTCAGGGAAGTGCTTTTTACTCAGAGATGCAAATCACAGATAATACTAACCAGGGTTTGGTCGGCTTAAGACTTGACTGAAGTACAATTTGCTGGATGTGAGTGCTCTAAGGCACATAAAGCCTCATTAACATGTGTGAAGATGGATTTCAATTCTCACTCCAACAAGTCGTTAGGCCCGAGCCATCCGTTAGGCTCTTGCCGCTGTATGAAGAAGATAAGTCCAAGGAGGGATCCAATACAAAATATCTGTTGCACCGTAAGCACCCGCTCGGCTCCCACCAATGATCTGTTTGGGATATCGTGGGACTACTCCTTCCTGTGGATCCTATTGTAATTCAAAGCTATTGTAATAACCTATGGGTTTTGTCAATgaccttaaataaaataaatgatttaattcaCGTTAATTCTCTGTTCCCTGCTGTAAGTCTTTGTCAGTCAGccttggactgggccggcggggtaccgggaaaaatcctCGTCCCTACACGCTGTGTAATCATTTATTCTTCCCCTGTGTATTAGGGGTTAAGGTTCCAGGTCACAAGCTGACTGTACTAAGGGTATAAGGGCTCCTGTACGGCCAATCACTGCTAAACTGTGTAAGGGGAAAACAAAATATGTCTGAGTTGTAATgacaaaaaattaattaaaatagaaGGACTTATACAATAATTTAAAGACTCCATAGAATGTTGCAAGGTTACTAATTCAGCACATAGTAGCAcatatgggggctgatttatcgaAGTCCAGATTTCGGACTTCAAAAAGTACAAGTGGGAAAACATCATAttagatacaaaaatttcggatcgcaTCGTGGTTGTACGAAAGTATCGTGGTACGATCAGcaagttccgaaatttttgtatccgaacaatcggaAAAGGAgagaaaccctttctgactttgttgtgtcgcaaagtacaaaaaagtcagttagaaaaaatacgaatttttagcatttggactcaattgtacattgataaatgggccctatGATGTACATCTTACTCCTATCAGTTTGTATTAGATGGTATCCCAACATATCACTAATattctagcagccaataagcactggtctgtacaggtatgggacctgttatccagaatgctccggaccaagggtattccggataaggggtctttctgtaatttggatctccataccgtaagtctactaaaaaatcaataaagcattacataaacccaataggactgttctgcccccaatgaggggtaattatatcttagttgggatcaagtacaggtactgttttattattacagagaaaagggaatcatttaaccattaaataaacccaatagggctgttctgcccccaataaggggtaattatatcttagttgggatcaagtacaggtactgttttattattacagagaaaagggaatcatttaaccattaaataaacccaatagggctgttctgcccccaataaggggtaattatatcttagttgggatcaagtacaggtactgttttattaatacagagaaaagggaatcatttataaacatcagaattatttgcttataatggagtctatgggagatggccttcctgtaattcagaacttcctggataacgggtttccggataacagatccagACCTGAAGCTTTCCCTCAACCTGGGGTAATACATAGCCAGCTCATTTCTTACTTTACACTGTTTGTTGCTGCTATATGAAGAGGAGAACCCCAGATTAGAAAAATACCTTATAAAAGGAATAAcagtaacattgtagcctcacagagcaagtcTATttaggctgctggggtcagtgacccccatttgaaagctacagaaggcggcaaataattaaaaaaactataacaaataaccattctataaaagttatttaaaggtgaactgcccctttaagacgCTGCAGCCTGGGTAAATATCAGTACAAGTGCCCCTCCCACCGACAGCCACACAGCTGCTGGCACCCTTATTTACTATAGCCTGGGGGAGAAAAGAAAGAGAATTGCTTACATTCCTTAAAGGTTTCCCCTAGAAAAGGATCAATCTCAGCAAATATAATGAGAAACAAAGACAAGATGGCACATTGTTACACTGAACCAATCACCAATAAGGGCGCtacagagggccctgcccaacagATATGGCATTTAACTGGCTGACCCAACATGCCCCATGTCTGCAAGCATAATGATCTTTAGTGTATTTTGAATACAGATTGGGcaattgtttaaagggaaactatacccccaaacaatgtaggtctctatacaaatatattgcataaacagctcatatgtaaaacccggcttcatctaaataaaccatttatatataaatatacttgtttagcagtatgtgccattgggtaatcctaaataggaaactgccattttatgtactaagggccgccccctgggatcataggagtcacagtgcacacaaacaagccaagg from the Xenopus tropicalis strain Nigerian chromosome 5, UCB_Xtro_10.0, whole genome shotgun sequence genome contains:
- the LOC108644799 gene encoding uncharacterized protein LOC108644799 — its product is MFIWMAPVNTQLYEIMNILRVTSEWLSTVTFYGYLATFATDFKIYGFTIPKNMKDDWFYVRTKLPGDVEANEESEI